AAAcgtgctctctttttttttttttttttttttttccttctttcctttctttgcacaaggaagagaagagaaccTCAGTCGAAATGGCTTTACACCGTGAAGCTGGTTGCTTTTTGGAAATGGTAAAGTGTCCAGGCTGGCTAAGCAGCTTACAAGATCTGCTGCGCTATTTCTCTTGATTACAATACTGTATGTTTTCATCATGCATGTGTATTTAGGAAAGGGGGAAAGCAGCCAAAGCAAATAGCTGTGAAATGCATTGTATAACAGCAGGTATTTTACGTATGTTTCAGTGCCAGCGATGGAAACCCCCACCCACAGCACCGTGCACCTGAGCGACTGGCAGAAAAGTTACTTTGCTATTACCTCTGGCACCTGCACACCCGGACAGAAGGCAGACGAATACCGTGCCAACGTCCTGCGTATTCAGTATGCATGGGCAAACTCCGAGATCTCTCAGGTCTGCGCTGCcaacctgtttaaaaaatacgCAGAGAAATACTCTGCGGTTATTGACTCTGACAACATAGAGACTGGCTTGAATAACTATGCTGACAACATTTTGACTTTGGCAAAGTGTCAGCAAAATGACAGCGACAAGTGGCAATCTGCCTTGACAACAGATAATGTATTTGAATTAAAGTGTGTGCAAGAGAGGATGCAGGCTGGCAAAACCATCCAAAGCTCTCAGATGGCACCAACAGATGCCCGCGTACTAGATGAGACGGGGGTCAGTGCCTCTGCCGCTCCAGATTTTCCTAAACTCAGTATCTTCAGCAGTGCCAGAGAGCCTGAGCTCTGTGCTGGCTCAGCAAAATGTGCAAGTCGGGGACCAGATCTCCTTGCGCATCCCCCATCTTCAAAGTCTCTTCAAAGCAGCATGCCTCCTGTGACCAAAACTTCACATGCGCTTCCTGCCTCTTCAGCCTCCTTACACCAACAGGTTCGTACAGGTTTCCAGGCAACTCCACTATTTGGAAGTAAAGAAGCGGCAAGCAGTAGTTCTCTGAAAATGCCAAGTAACTGTCGTGATGGAGAAAATTTGTCTCTTTCCAGTCAGTCAGCTATGCCTGCACGGTCGGCAAgttgtggaaaaagaaaagcgtTTTATGGTCTGGTTGATGACGGCAGCGCGGCGATTCCTAGCCTTGCTCCGTGCCAGGCTTCCATTAGCACAGACACCAGTAGTTTTGGGGGGAGTAGAAACCAAAATGGAGAGAGCAGTGTTCCTGGTTTTAGAACTGCGAAAGAACAGCTGTGGGTGGATCAGCAAAAGAAATCTCAAAACCTACCCCAGCGTGCACCAGTCTCGTCGTACGGAGGTGTAAAAAAATCCCTGGGTGCAGGCAGATCTCGGGGTCCCTTTGGCAAGTTTGTTCCTCCGGTTCCAAAGCAAGACGGAAATGAAAACGGAGGAGCACAGTGTAAACCCCATGCAAGCATAGCAACGGCTCCATCTCTGCCTGTAGATGAACGGCTGAAAAGCATAGAACCAAAAATGGTTGAACTCATTATGCATGAGATCATGGACCATGGGCCTCCTGTCAGCTGGGACGACATTGCCGGGGTGGAGTTTGCTAAAGCTACCATAAAAGAAATAGTAGTCTGGCCTATGCTGAGGCCAGACATCTTCACTGGGTTGCGTGGTCCTCCTAAAGGAATTCTTCTCTTTGGCCCCCCCGGGACTGGCAAGACTCTTATAGGCAAGTGCATCGCATGCCAGTCTGGAGCGACTTTTTTTAGCATCAGTGCCTCTTCTCTGACTTCCAAGTGGGTAGGCGAGGGGGAAAAGATGGTGCGTGCGCTGTTTGCTGTGGCACGATGTCAACAGCCAGCAGTGATTTTCATTGATGAAATTGATTCTCTGTTGTCTCAGCGTGGAGATGGGGAGCACGAGTCGTCGAGaagaataaaaactgaatttctggTCCAGTTAGATGGGGCTACAACCTCCTCTGAAGATCGTGTTCTAGTGGTTGGAGCAACAAATCGACCCCAAGAAATCGATGAAGCTGCGCGGAGGAGACTAGCGAAAAGACTGTACATTCCTCTTCCGGAAGCCTCAGCTAGGAAGCAGATTGTCACCCGTCTAATGTCAAAGGAGCACTGCTCTCTAGACGAAGAGGAAATCGAACTCATCGTTAAGAAATCGAATGGATTTTCTGGGGCAGACATGACACAGCTCTGTCGAGAAGCTTCTCTGGGCCCTATCCGCAGTCTTCAGTCCAAGGACATTGCAACCATCATGCCAGACCAAGTGCGGCCTATTGCTTTTCTGGACTTTGAGAGCGCCTTCAGAACCGTGCGGCCCAGCGTCTCCTCCAAGGACCTAGAGCTGTATGAAACATGGAACCAGACATTTGGCTGTGGCAGATAACTGCGTCCTAACGGTTTCCCTGAAACGTTTCTTTAGCACTGTCACATGCTAAACCTGTGATAATTTAGGGTGTCtgcacttctttttgtttctttgaaataaatcttgtcctggtttcagctgagatagagttaattttcttcctagtagctggtatagtgctgtgttttggattttagtatgagaataatattgatcacacactgatgttttagttgttgctaagcaatgTTTACactaatcaaggacttttcagcttcccatgctctgccgggcgcacaagaaactgggagggggcacagccaagagagttgatccaaactggccaaagggctatttcatcccatatggcatcatgctcagtatgtaaactggggggagttggctggggggtagcgatcacagcttggggactggctgggcgtcagttggcaggtggtgagtggttgtatcacttgtttctttcctgggttttgttcctctctcgctctcttgttgtcttccttctcattacaatttattattttgttgttgttgttccagttattaaactgttcttatctcaacccacaaggtttcttacttttgctcttccaattatcttcccccatcccaccggggcgggggagggtgagcgagcggctgggtggtacttaattgcagactggggctaaaccacaacagtcctttttggcgcccaacgtggggctcgaagggtttgagataataacagattaaccagagcatattaaggaatttagatctgttagtagttgtgggccATGATactgattcatctgttcttgatattggtttacctgatctgcaccatgttaattttttttttgctgtaaatgttaaagattggtgttggtttttgcagtttgctgtccTCTGCggtgattagtgatgttttgcctgggagatttgttattaaaatagtgaccttgggtttactTTGGTATTTAAGTGttgtactgaaaccattactgtacatCGGATACCACCTCATGGaaacaattagcaattatacttcttcctctgagaggtttttttatggaggaaatacaaaatgggaCCTTctctactttcttctacaatgtttcctccttcattaccataacttttcagtatcctgaacatccttgggtacttgttttggttttgtctaagattATCTTTGTCTAAGATTTGTctaagaatatcatccagagatctacCCCAAGACTGGgtagttatgagtggcagggtgtatgggatagcatgggcaaatgcctaggacggtgggcacctccagtgttttggaacttcacccctgaacaagtgcagaatcctgaaaaattagtagaatatttggaagaagtatgttgtcaccctgacaattctagggagacagaaatcactgcaatgtgctggggcctggcccatgcctaccgagccctattcaacactattcagaaccctcaaggacctggtgacaaaatgacaggcactgcggctactc
Above is a genomic segment from Ciconia boyciana chromosome 2, ASM3463844v1, whole genome shotgun sequence containing:
- the FIGNL1 gene encoding fidgetin-like protein 1 isoform X2; this encodes MGRHPARTSVPAMETPTHSTVHLSDWQKSYFAITSGTCTPGQKADEYRANVLRIQYAWANSEISQVCAANLFKKYAEKYSAVIDSDNIETGLNNYADNILTLAKCQQNDSDKWQSALTTDNVFELKCVQERMQAGKTIQSSQMAPTDARVLDETGVSASAAPDFPKLSIFSSAREPELCAGSAKCASRGPDLLAHPPSSKSLQSSMPPVTKTSHALPASSASLHQQVRTGFQATPLFGSKEAASSSSLKMPSNCRDGENLSLSSQSAMPARSASCGKRKAFYGLVDDGSAAIPSLAPCQASISTDTSSFGGSRNQNGESSVPGFRTAKEQLWVDQQKKSQNLPQRAPVSSYGGVKKSLGAGRSRGPFGKFVPPVPKQDGNENGGAQCKPHASIATAPSLPVDERLKSIEPKMVELIMHEIMDHGPPVSWDDIAGVEFAKATIKEIVVWPMLRPDIFTGLRGPPKGILLFGPPGTGKTLIGKCIACQSGATFFSISASSLTSKWVGEGEKMVRALFAVARCQQPAVIFIDEIDSLLSQRGDGEHESSRRIKTEFLVQLDGATTSSEDRVLVVGATNRPQEIDEAARRRLAKRLYIPLPEASARKQIVTRLMSKEHCSLDEEEIELIVKKSNGFSGADMTQLCREASLGPIRSLQSKDIATIMPDQVRPIAFLDFESAFRTVRPSVSSKDLELYETWNQTFGCGR
- the FIGNL1 gene encoding fidgetin-like protein 1 isoform X3 — translated: METPTHSTVHLSDWQKSYFAITSGTCTPGQKADEYRANVLRIQYAWANSEISQVCAANLFKKYAEKYSAVIDSDNIETGLNNYADNILTLAKCQQNDSDKWQSALTTDNVFELKCVQERMQAGKTIQSSQMAPTDARVLDETGVSASAAPDFPKLSIFSSAREPELCAGSAKCASRGPDLLAHPPSSKSLQSSMPPVTKTSHALPASSASLHQQVRTGFQATPLFGSKEAASSSSLKMPSNCRDGENLSLSSQSAMPARSASCGKRKAFYGLVDDGSAAIPSLAPCQASISTDTSSFGGSRNQNGESSVPGFRTAKEQLWVDQQKKSQNLPQRAPVSSYGGVKKSLGAGRSRGPFGKFVPPVPKQDGNENGGAQCKPHASIATAPSLPVDERLKSIEPKMVELIMHEIMDHGPPVSWDDIAGVEFAKATIKEIVVWPMLRPDIFTGLRGPPKGILLFGPPGTGKTLIGKCIACQSGATFFSISASSLTSKWVGEGEKMVRALFAVARCQQPAVIFIDEIDSLLSQRGDGEHESSRRIKTEFLVQLDGATTSSEDRVLVVGATNRPQEIDEAARRRLAKRLYIPLPEASARKQIVTRLMSKEHCSLDEEEIELIVKKSNGFSGADMTQLCREASLGPIRSLQSKDIATIMPDQVRPIAFLDFESAFRTVRPSVSSKDLELYETWNQTFGCGR
- the FIGNL1 gene encoding fidgetin-like protein 1 isoform X1 produces the protein MLHKLVLILQLPKSDVHSDRYSICCSVAVWRKEIKGCSLPSPVHLSLSCRGIVVGICASFVPAMETPTHSTVHLSDWQKSYFAITSGTCTPGQKADEYRANVLRIQYAWANSEISQVCAANLFKKYAEKYSAVIDSDNIETGLNNYADNILTLAKCQQNDSDKWQSALTTDNVFELKCVQERMQAGKTIQSSQMAPTDARVLDETGVSASAAPDFPKLSIFSSAREPELCAGSAKCASRGPDLLAHPPSSKSLQSSMPPVTKTSHALPASSASLHQQVRTGFQATPLFGSKEAASSSSLKMPSNCRDGENLSLSSQSAMPARSASCGKRKAFYGLVDDGSAAIPSLAPCQASISTDTSSFGGSRNQNGESSVPGFRTAKEQLWVDQQKKSQNLPQRAPVSSYGGVKKSLGAGRSRGPFGKFVPPVPKQDGNENGGAQCKPHASIATAPSLPVDERLKSIEPKMVELIMHEIMDHGPPVSWDDIAGVEFAKATIKEIVVWPMLRPDIFTGLRGPPKGILLFGPPGTGKTLIGKCIACQSGATFFSISASSLTSKWVGEGEKMVRALFAVARCQQPAVIFIDEIDSLLSQRGDGEHESSRRIKTEFLVQLDGATTSSEDRVLVVGATNRPQEIDEAARRRLAKRLYIPLPEASARKQIVTRLMSKEHCSLDEEEIELIVKKSNGFSGADMTQLCREASLGPIRSLQSKDIATIMPDQVRPIAFLDFESAFRTVRPSVSSKDLELYETWNQTFGCGR